Proteins from one Candidatus Bipolaricaulota bacterium genomic window:
- the atpH gene encoding ATP synthase F1 subunit delta, giving the protein MKSREIARRYAEALYSLAREEGIVDEIESGYGRVVEALDAVPDAMTFLTHPLVPRGDKLSFIDRAFPDIPEYLRNLLHLLVKNGREGYIRLIYDEFINLRGEREDIAQVRVATAKPLSQADKDKLIEHLTAALGKRVKLSERVDPGLIGGVRLELDDKVIDGTLRAKLAQLQAALAG; this is encoded by the coding sequence ATGAAGTCACGGGAGATCGCGCGCCGCTACGCCGAGGCCCTCTACAGCCTGGCGCGGGAGGAGGGGATCGTGGACGAGATTGAGTCCGGCTACGGCCGCGTGGTGGAGGCTCTCGACGCCGTTCCCGATGCCATGACCTTTCTCACCCATCCGCTCGTGCCGCGGGGGGACAAGCTCTCGTTCATCGACAGAGCGTTCCCGGATATCCCGGAGTACCTGCGCAATCTCTTGCACCTCTTGGTGAAGAACGGCCGTGAGGGATATATCCGCTTGATCTACGACGAGTTCATTAACCTGCGTGGGGAGAGGGAGGATATCGCGCAAGTGCGGGTGGCTACGGCAAAGCCTCTCTCGCAAGCGGATAAGGACAAGTTGATAGAGCACCTGACAGCGGCGCTCGGGAAGCGGGTGAAGCTGTCCGAGCGGGTCGATCCTGGACTCATCGGCGGGGTTCGCCTCGAGCTTGACGACAAGGTGATAGATGGGACGCTGCGGGCGAAGCTTGCACAGCTGCAGGCGGCGCTCGCCGGATAA
- the atpF gene encoding F0F1 ATP synthase subunit B, which produces MELFWGKVVKSINLTFIANLVNFALLLYLLKRFLYKPALDYLDKRRELIASRMEKARMAQEEAERLAAQREEELKKAFVQAERTIEEARARAEEIVAQAKDQAKAEGARILESARREAAKERAEMENELRRAYAELAVMGAARVLDREVKLEDHRKLLDELLAEVDAEAARLKS; this is translated from the coding sequence GTGGAACTCTTCTGGGGGAAGGTCGTAAAGAGCATCAACCTGACCTTCATCGCCAACCTCGTCAACTTCGCGCTCCTCCTCTACCTGTTGAAGCGATTCCTGTACAAGCCCGCCCTCGATTACCTCGACAAGCGGCGGGAGTTGATCGCCTCGCGGATGGAGAAGGCACGAATGGCGCAGGAGGAGGCGGAGCGGCTCGCTGCCCAGCGCGAGGAGGAGCTGAAGAAGGCGTTCGTCCAAGCGGAGCGAACGATCGAGGAGGCACGCGCGCGCGCCGAGGAGATCGTCGCCCAGGCGAAGGACCAGGCCAAGGCTGAAGGGGCACGGATCCTGGAGTCGGCCCGCCGCGAGGCGGCCAAGGAGCGGGCGGAGATGGAGAACGAGCTTCGCCGTGCCTACGCCGAGCTCGCCGTGATGGGGGCGGCGCGGGTCCTCGACCGCGAGGTAAAGCTCGAGGATCACCGCAAGCTCCTCGATGAGCTCCTCGCCGAGGTCGACGCCGAGGCAGCACGGCTCAAGTCATGA
- the atpE gene encoding ATP synthase F0 subunit C gives MLQEAQQVVSGISGADIATAAKYIAAGLCMGIGAIGSAIGEGIAAAHALDGMARQPEMAGRLMTTMVLGQAITESTGIYSLLIAIVLLFVMK, from the coding sequence ATGCTGCAAGAAGCACAGCAGGTGGTAAGTGGGATTTCGGGGGCGGATATCGCCACTGCGGCGAAGTACATCGCTGCCGGACTCTGCATGGGAATCGGAGCGATCGGGTCGGCGATCGGTGAAGGGATCGCCGCCGCGCACGCCCTCGATGGGATGGCGCGGCAACCGGAGATGGCGGGCAGGTTGATGACCACCATGGTCCTCGGCCAGGCGATCACGGAGTCGACGGGAATCTACTCGCTTCTGATCGCGATCGTCCTGCTGTTCGTAATGAAGTAG
- the atpB gene encoding F0F1 ATP synthase subunit A — protein sequence MSEHLGEKLILHIPVGSGGFDIDIITMIMSWIVIGLLVALALLFRRSLRQPVDAKPNRIQATLDLILQFIESQLTSNFASEKLARELFPFIGTLFLFILFSNWISIIPYFESPTKDLNVTFSFALLVFFMSQFYAVRLNGVRRYIKGFMEPYAFLLPLNVIGLVGKPLSHAFRLFGNMFGGAIMLSIIYSFTFLSFGFPLIVNLFYGLFEGAIQAFVFAILAVAYINAAVET from the coding sequence ATGTCGGAGCACCTGGGCGAGAAGCTGATCCTCCACATCCCGGTCGGAAGCGGAGGATTCGACATCGATATCATAACGATGATCATGAGCTGGATCGTGATCGGGCTCCTCGTTGCGCTCGCGCTCCTCTTCCGCCGTTCCCTGCGCCAGCCGGTGGACGCCAAACCGAACCGGATTCAGGCGACACTCGACCTCATCCTCCAGTTCATCGAGTCACAGCTTACCTCTAACTTTGCCTCTGAGAAGTTGGCGCGGGAGTTGTTCCCGTTCATCGGGACGCTGTTTCTGTTCATCCTCTTCTCCAATTGGATCTCCATCATCCCCTACTTCGAATCCCCGACCAAGGATCTGAACGTCACGTTCAGCTTCGCTCTGTTGGTCTTCTTCATGTCTCAGTTCTACGCTGTACGGCTGAACGGGGTACGCCGCTACATAAAGGGGTTCATGGAGCCGTACGCGTTCCTCCTTCCCCTCAACGTCATCGGATTGGTGGGAAAGCCCCTCTCGCACGCGTTTCGTCTGTTCGGGAACATGTTCGGGGGAGCGATCATGCTCTCCATCATCTATTCGTTCACGTTCCTGTCGTTTGGCTTCCCGCTCATCGTCAATCTGTTCTACGGACTGTTCGAAGGAGCGATTCAGGCATTTGTGTTTGCCATCCTGGCGGTCGCGTACATCAACGCGGCTGTTGAGACCTAG
- the frr gene encoding ribosome recycling factor, producing the protein MPERVRKEMVAHMERTLEVLRVSLAKIQTGRANPAMVEDVTVDYYGTPTPLKQLATIAAPDPDLLVVQPYDKTQMGAFEKAILAADLGLNPTSDGRVIRIKVPKLSEERREELIRIIKAKGEEAKVALRNVRREANDKLDRMKDDGEISEDDHHRAREKNDETIREYEKKVDALVEEKSKQLRVI; encoded by the coding sequence ATGCCGGAACGAGTGAGAAAAGAGATGGTCGCCCACATGGAGCGCACCCTGGAGGTACTGCGGGTCAGTCTGGCCAAGATCCAGACCGGTCGAGCGAACCCGGCGATGGTCGAGGACGTGACCGTGGATTACTACGGGACCCCGACCCCGCTCAAGCAGCTGGCGACGATCGCCGCGCCCGATCCTGATCTCCTGGTGGTGCAGCCGTACGACAAGACGCAGATGGGGGCGTTCGAGAAGGCGATCCTCGCCGCCGATCTCGGCCTCAACCCGACGAGCGATGGACGGGTGATCCGGATCAAGGTCCCCAAGCTCTCGGAAGAGAGACGGGAGGAGCTGATCCGAATCATCAAGGCGAAAGGGGAGGAGGCAAAGGTTGCGCTGCGGAACGTCCGGCGCGAGGCGAACGACAAACTCGATCGGATGAAGGACGACGGCGAGATCTCCGAAGACGATCACCATCGTGCCCGCGAGAAGAACGATGAGACGATCCGCGAGTACGAGAAGAAGGTCGATGCCCTTGTGGAGGAGAAGAGCAAGCAGCTGCGCGTCATCTAG